The Bicyclus anynana chromosome 3, ilBicAnyn1.1, whole genome shotgun sequence genome has a window encoding:
- the LOC112049360 gene encoding maltase 1-like — translation MHSNMRAFGITAIVVFGAGLIAGAITWAVLATRNNRSPPPPSPPDIIELDWWEHCVLYQIYPRSFKDSDADGIGDLKGITSELEHFKEAGVDAMWMSPIFESPMVDFGYDISNFYRIHHEYGTMEDFDDLLKKAHELGLKVLLDFVPNHASNQSDYFIRSEAREEGYEDFFVWADALEDPDNASNRLPPSNWVSQFGGSAWEWSEARRQFYLHQFAIEQPDFNFRNPAVKDELIKIMKFWLDKGVDGFRVDALPYMMEADPADHGGRYPDDPLSGLAQFEPHQLGYTIPLYTKDLIELYDIVYEWREFIDQYLKDNKGSTRVLFSEGYANVSMTMLYYGNEEGKLGAHFPFNFDFVKELSYESNARDFTYTILRWLTYMPAKAVANWQTGNHDNNRAPSRFRENMVDGLTALNLLLPGVAVTYQGEEIGMRDGFVSWEDTVDVEALRRGNNETYMQYSRDPCRTPYHWNNSTNAGFSTHNSTWLPVADDYKEINLAKQMEDARSHFKVYQTLVKLRKEKALSHGEYLVRALSDRTFYLVRYLRTFDTVVMLFNVADQPDTVVLRRVLKLDLPATVVVASIHSTRLAGDTIEGENLTLAAGEAVILRANPVP, via the exons ATGCATTCCAATATGAGAGCGTTTGGCATCACTGCCATTGTGGTTTTTGGAGCTGGTCTCATAGCAG GAGCCATAACCTGGGCGGTGCTAGCGACGAGAAACAACAGATCACCTCCTCCCCCTTCCCCCCCGGATATAATCGAGCTGGACTGGTGGGAGCACTGCGTCCTCTACCAGATTTACCCGAGGTCTTTCAAAGATAGTGACGCCGACGGCATTGGCGATTTGAAAG GTATAACGTCGGAGTTGGAACATTTCAAAGAGGCGGGAGTGGACGCCATGTGGATGAGTCCCATATTCGAGTCTCCCATGGTGGACTTCGGCTACGACATCAGCAACTTCTACAGGATCCACCACGAGTACGGCACCATGGAGGATTTCGACGATTTGCTCAAAAAAGCCCACGAATTAG GTCTGAAGGTCCTGCTGGACTTCGTGCCGAACCACGCCAGCAACCAGTCCGACTACTTCATCAGGTCCGAGGCGCGGGAGGAAGGGTACGAAGACTTCTTCGTGTGGGCCGACGCGCTGGAGGACCCTGACAATGCCTCCAACAGACTGCCGCCTTCCAACTGG GTGAGCCAGTTCGGCGGCTCAGCATGGGAGTGGAGCGAGGCGCGCCGGCAGTTCTACTTGCACCAGTTCGCCATCGAGCAGCCCGACTTCAACTTCCGCAACCCCGCCGTCAAGGACGAGTTGATCAAGATCATGAAGTTCTGGCTGGACAAGGGCGTGGACGGCTTCCGGGTCGACGCCCTGCCTTATATGATGGAAGCTG ACCCCGCAGACCACGGGGGCCGCTACCCCGACGACCCCCTCAGCGGCCTGGCGCAGTTCGAGCCGCACCAGCTCGGCTACACCATCCCGCTCTACACCAAGGACCTCATCGAGCTGTACGACATCGTGTACGAGTGGAGGGAGTTCATCGACCAGTACTTGAAGGACAACAAAGGTTCCACACG AGTTTTATTCTCGGAAGGTTACGCCAACGTTTCAATGACAATGTTGTACTATGGAAATGAGGAAGGGAAGCTCGGTGCTCATTTCCCTTTTAACTTCGACTTTGTCAAGGAACTCTCCTACGAATCCAATGCGAGAGACTTCACCTACACTATCCTGAGGTGGCTCACCTATATGCCAGCAAAGGCCGTTGCCAACTGGCAG ACTGGTAATCACGACAACAACCGGGCACCGTCCCGGTTCAGGGAAAACATGGTGGACGGGCTCACCGCGCTCAACCTTCTGCTGCCTGGAGTAGCCGTCACTTACCAGGGCGAGGAGATAG GTATGAGGGACGGTTTCGTCAGCTGGGAAGACACAGTGGACGTGGAGGCCCTCCGACGTGGTAACAACGAGACCTACATGCAGTACTCCCGAGACCCCTGCCGGACCCCCTACCACTGGAACAACTCCACCAACGCTGGCTTCTCCACTCACAACAGCACGTGGCTGCCTGTCGCTGATGATTATAAAGAGATCAATCTTGCCAAGCAGATGGAAGATGCACGCAGTCACTTTAAG GTGTACCAAACGCTGGTAAAGCTGCGCAAAGAGAAGGCCCTGTCCCACGGCGAGTACCTGGTGAGGGCACTGTCTGACCGCACGTTCTACCTGGTGCGCTACCTGAGGACCTTCGACACCGTCGTGATGCTGTTCAACGTGGCCGACCAGCCGGACACCGTCGTCCTGCGCAGGGTGCTGAAGCTGGACCTACCCGCCACTGTTGTGGTGGCTAGTATACATTCTACTAGACTGGCTGG TGACACAATTGAGGGAGAAAACCTGACTCTTGCTGCGGGAGAAGCTGTCATCCTGAGAGCCAATCCAGTGCCGTGA
- the LOC112057827 gene encoding maltase 2-like — protein MLLVAVVSLLLHSLLAEQPPWWRGAVYYRVLVDSFKDSDGDGLGDLQGTIKQLSYVRALGADAVILSPIVSKSTDCSTPGTLDFTDVDARYGDIDKFNVLVEKSKKLELKLLITLPLQTISSSSELFNSSADRRPGYEDILVWRNGKEDEVPEDFQGVDKWTWHEKRAAYYGSSKDEALVNLCSDAVGSMFADVQCAWLKRGVAGVVLSPDYFVDYDCSLRLVKKMVTAGMGCARNENMDPPIILVETSLGPEIGAKYYGEGSSGANSVISYGLAAPQRRSAATLALHLHAAMLYAPQDTVPTWLTSVSNESRIATRYGNDMVDAILLLALTLPGAVIVQQGDELGAADTILEWAETTECWPTKAAASAAPFPWDDSPTASFTSGKPWLPLATNYRYANAKTEFANDLSHIGVMRTAAAMRKSPAIGPHIEINRFGETLTVLRWGGAGSLLVVANLGLGQSEVQLSKIPGLPPEMTVAAASGGSSLSSGSHINMEKLLKLSSGEAALLAGPPRHCGGPGPVDKITNKLSEGWQKLNKYFSNL, from the exons ATGCTGCTGGTGGCGGTCGTGTCGCTGCTGCTGCACAGCTTGCTGGCCGAGCAGCCTCCGTGGTGGCGCGGCGCCGTCTACTACAGGGTACTCGTCGACTCCTTCAAGGACTCCGATGGAGATGGCCTGGGAGATTTGCAAG GCACGATAAAGCAGCTGAGCTACGTGCGCGCACTGGGCGCCGATGCAGTGATTCTGTCACCAATAGTCAGCAAGAGCACAGACTGCAGCACTCCCGGCACTCTCGACTTCACAGACGTTGATGCAAGATATGGAGACATTGATAAGTTCAACGTACTGGTGGAGAAGAGCAAGAAACTTg AACTCAAGCTCCTCATAACACTCCCCCTACAGACTATCAGCTCAAGCTCTGAACTGTTCAACTCCAGTGCTGACCGCAGGCCTGGCTACGAGGATATACTTGTATGGAGAAATGGGAAAGAAGATGAAGTGCCAGAA GATTTCCAAGGCGTAGACAAATGGACATGGCACGAAAAAAGGGCTGCATATTACGGGAGCAGCAAGGACGAGGCGCTGGTGAACCTTTGCTCCGACGCCGTGGGGTCCATGTTCGCTGACGTGCAGTGCGCTTGGTTGAAGCGAGGAGTTGCCGGCGTGGTGTTGAGCCCTGACTACTTTGTGGACTACGACTGTAGCCTGCGGTTGGTGAAGAAGATGGTCACAGCTGGTATGGGATGTGCTCGCAATGAAAATATGGATCCGCC GATAATACTAGTTGAGACCTCGCTGGGGCCGGAAATCGGCGCTAAATACTACGGGGAAGGTAGTTCAGGAGCCAACAGCGTGATAAGTTATGGGCTGGCGGCGCCGCAGAGGCGATCGGCGGCAACTTTAGCGCTGCACTTGCACGCTGCCATGTTGTACGCGCCGCAAGATACCGTGCCCACTTGGCTC aCTAGTGTATCAAACGAAAGCCGCATAGCGACACGTTACGGCAACGACATGGTGGACGCAATACTGCTGCTAGCCCTAACACTACCTGGAGCAGTTATAGTTCAACAGGGAGACGAATTAGGTGCAGCGGACACTATCTTAGAGTGGGCAGAAACGACCGAGTGCTGGCCAACAAAAGCCGCTGCATCAGCTGCACCATTTCCATGGGATGACAGTCCAACTGCTAGTTTCACATCCGGGAAGCCTTGGTTGCCATTGGCCACAAATTACAGATACGCCAATGCTAAGACAGAGTTTGCTAACGATTTGAGCCATATTGGTGTCATGAGAACTGCGGCTGCTATGAGGAAGTCTCCAGCTATAGGACCTCACATTGAG ATAAATCGTTTTGGTGAAACGCTTACTGTACTGAGATGGGGAGGTGCTGGATCCCTTTTAGTTGTTGCCAATTTGGGTTTGGGACAATCTGAAGTGCAACTTTCGAAAATTCCTGGACTACCCCCGGAGATGACAGTAGCTGCTGCTTCTGGAGGATCCAGTCTATCATCTGGTTCTCATATAAATATGGAAAAGCTTCTGAAATTGTCATCTGGTGAAGCAGCCCTGTTAGCTGGACCTCCAAGACACTGTGGCGGACCAGGACCCGTGGACAAAATTACTAACAAACTGTCCGAAGGGTGGCAAAAgctaaataagtattttagcAACTTGTAA